A single window of Nitrospirota bacterium DNA harbors:
- a CDS encoding diguanylate cyclase yields MRNVLLIDKGRSSVYNFERPLEDAGYFLTKARSTKEALSYLKKGNIDLIIIDRIFSSCANDFKEFRRLTKDIPKIVFSSSKTFRGMGVWVKDRLTAPVYEPLSFKELEYQLGKLIEEKSIREESQRLETELRLQKKELSFFEEISKTLTSALELKDILNTIMEKTKMMTKAEAWSILLVDEETGELVFEKISGKEARKIQKFRLKMGEGIAGWVAKEGIPIVVPDVSNDPRFSCKVDRSIHFRTKSLMCVPIKSKNKTLGVIEVVNKTTGEPFTKADLDLLLKLVDHAAVAIERASLYQKMTEMAITDDLTKLFNLRYLNRTIETEIERSNRYGSSVSTIFMDLDYFKNVNDQHGHIAGSKVLVETAQLLLRGLRTVDIVARYGGDEFVIVLPQTSPRSAFQIAERLRKAIEQHVFLKKEGYPLKLTASFGIASYPENAKSKDELIHLADEAMYKVKYATRNGVYAIATG; encoded by the coding sequence ATGCGTAATGTACTTCTTATAGATAAAGGAAGGTCTTCAGTATATAATTTTGAGCGTCCCCTTGAAGATGCAGGTTATTTTCTTACCAAAGCGCGGAGCACTAAAGAGGCTTTGTCTTACCTTAAAAAAGGCAATATTGACCTGATTATAATTGACAGAATTTTTTCGTCCTGCGCTAACGACTTCAAAGAATTTCGTAGACTTACAAAAGACATACCGAAAATAGTTTTTTCAAGCAGTAAGACCTTCAGGGGCATGGGGGTGTGGGTAAAAGATAGACTTACAGCGCCTGTTTATGAGCCTCTGTCTTTTAAAGAACTTGAATATCAGCTCGGAAAACTTATAGAAGAAAAATCGATAAGGGAAGAAAGTCAGAGATTGGAGACTGAACTGCGGTTACAGAAAAAGGAGCTCAGTTTTTTTGAAGAGATCAGCAAGACCCTGACATCGGCCCTGGAACTTAAAGATATCCTGAATACAATTATGGAAAAGACAAAGATGATGACCAAGGCTGAGGCATGGTCCATCCTCCTCGTTGACGAGGAGACAGGCGAGCTCGTCTTTGAGAAGATAAGCGGCAAAGAGGCCAGGAAGATACAGAAGTTCAGGCTGAAGATGGGCGAGGGGATTGCCGGCTGGGTTGCAAAGGAGGGGATTCCTATAGTGGTGCCTGATGTATCCAATGACCCTCGCTTCTCTTGTAAGGTCGACAGGTCTATTCATTTCAGGACAAAATCTCTGATGTGTGTCCCGATAAAGAGTAAAAATAAGACCCTCGGTGTCATTGAGGTGGTTAATAAGACCACAGGCGAGCCTTTTACAAAAGCAGACCTCGACCTTCTATTGAAACTCGTTGACCATGCAGCAGTCGCTATTGAAAGGGCATCCCTTTATCAGAAAATGACAGAGATGGCTATTACCGATGACCTGACAAAACTGTTTAACCTCCGTTATCTGAACCGCACAATTGAAACGGAGATAGAGCGCTCAAACCGTTACGGTTCGTCTGTTTCTACTATTTTCATGGACCTCGATTATTTCAAGAATGTGAACGACCAGCACGGCCATATTGCTGGAAGCAAGGTCCTTGTTGAGACTGCCCAGTTACTCCTCAGAGGTCTCAGGACTGTAGATATTGTGGCCAGATATGGAGGGGACGAATTTGTAATAGTCCTGCCCCAGACATCTCCGAGGTCGGCTTTTCAGATAGCGGAAAGGCTCAGGAAGGCTATTGAACAGCATGTCTTTCTGAAAAAAGAGGGGTATCCTCTTAAACTCACAGCAAGCTTCGGGATTGCGTCCTATCCTGAGAATGCAAAAAGCAAAGATGAACTTATTCACCTTGCAGACGAAGCCATGTATAAGGTGAAATATGCAACCAGAAATGGCGTGTATGCCATAGCGACTGGTTAG
- the xerD gene encoding site-specific tyrosine recombinase XerD: protein MTDIIERFNNYLTVEKGLSRNTLEAYKRDLKKFKNYLKGIGKGLTDFARTDITAYLNHLRDSGNQTPTITRSISTIRGLCRFMLSEGIIDEDPSENLQTPKGWKRLPKTLRIDEVFSLIRMPLTTVHSSRFTVHCLRDNAILELLYSSGLRASEIINLRPGDINFEAGFLTITGKGSKERIVPINENALAAVKKYIDEARPKLLRDRDSSILFLSQGGKQMTRQRLWQIIVSYAKELSFGMSAQDMPSGISPHTLRHCFASHLLEGGADLRAVQKMLGHADISTTQIYTKVTSERLRKIHKQYHPRG from the coding sequence ATGACAGACATAATCGAAAGATTCAATAATTATCTAACAGTAGAAAAAGGGCTTTCCAGAAACACACTCGAGGCATATAAAAGAGACCTTAAAAAATTCAAAAACTATCTCAAAGGTATTGGCAAAGGGCTTACTGATTTTGCAAGAACAGATATTACTGCATATCTCAACCATCTCAGAGACTCCGGCAATCAGACGCCAACTATAACAAGAAGCATCTCTACAATAAGGGGGCTATGTCGCTTCATGCTTTCTGAAGGTATAATTGATGAGGACCCTTCGGAGAATCTGCAAACCCCTAAAGGATGGAAAAGGCTGCCAAAGACATTAAGAATAGACGAGGTCTTCTCTCTAATAAGAATGCCTCTCACAACAGTTCACAGTTCACGGTTCACTGTTCACTGTTTGAGGGACAACGCAATCCTTGAGCTGCTTTATTCCTCAGGACTAAGGGCAAGTGAGATAATAAACTTACGCCCGGGGGACATAAATTTTGAGGCAGGCTTTTTAACAATTACAGGAAAGGGTTCAAAAGAAAGGATTGTGCCAATCAATGAAAACGCCCTGGCGGCTGTGAAGAAATATATTGATGAAGCAAGGCCCAAACTCCTCAGGGATAGGGACTCGTCCATCCTGTTTCTATCGCAGGGCGGTAAACAAATGACAAGGCAGAGGTTGTGGCAAATTATCGTCTCTTATGCAAAAGAGTTATCCTTCGGCATGTCCGCTCAGGACATGCCTTCAGGTATTTCACCCCATACTCTCAGACATTGCTTTGCAAGCCATCTACTTGAGGGGGGCGCTGACCTGCGGGCCGTACAGAAAATGCTTGGCCATGCTGATATTTCTACCACACAGATATATACGAAGGTGACTTCTGAAAGACTCAGAAAGATTCACAAACAATACCATCCCCGCGGCTAA
- a CDS encoding transposase family protein has protein sequence MVAIIANGFKTIKWMRLFCPVREAYAQAHIDVSKLPKDIRCSFKSKELYMGAVCDDCTRLTYAEILKDKKASTLTYFMEHYQNSAPFMARSLSWFKQIYNFEFEVVMSDNGAEFKGTLDREHPFETMCSELGIKHIYTKPYRPQTNGKIEAFWKIIKNEFFYGALFQKVLHLP, from the coding sequence TTGGTCGCTATTATCGCAAATGGATTCAAGACAATAAAATGGATGAGGCTCTTTTGCCCAGTAAGAGAGGCGTACGCCCAGGCTCATATTGATGTTTCGAAACTCCCCAAAGATATTCGATGTTCTTTTAAAAGCAAAGAGCTTTATATGGGCGCGGTTTGTGATGATTGCACGAGGCTGACCTATGCTGAAATACTTAAAGATAAAAAAGCCTCTACTCTTACATACTTTATGGAGCACTATCAAAATAGTGCTCCTTTTATGGCTCGCTCTCTATCCTGGTTTAAGCAAATATACAATTTTGAGTTTGAAGTTGTGATGTCTGATAATGGAGCTGAGTTTAAGGGGACTCTCGACAGGGAACATCCCTTTGAAACCATGTGCAGCGAACTGGGGATAAAGCACATATACACTAAACCCTATAGACCTCAAACCAATGGCAAAATAGAAGCCTTCTGGAAGATAATTAAGAATGAATTCTTTTATGGAGCACTTTTTCAGAAAGTGCTCCATTTACCCTAA